Proteins encoded together in one Geothermobacter ehrlichii window:
- the trpB gene encoding tryptophan synthase subunit beta yields the protein MSYHYPDQNGHFGPFGGRYVAETLMPALQELEAAYRKARADSSFQRELDYYFRHYVGRPSPLYFARRLSEHLGGAKVFLKREDLNHTGAHKINNTIGQALLARRMGKTRVIAETGAGQHGVATATVAALFGMECQVFMGAEDIRRQALNVFRMKLLGASVHEVVSGTATLKDAMNDALRHWVTHVRDTFYVIGTVAGPHPYPEMVRDFQSVIGRETRRQILEAEGRLPDVAIACVGGGSNAMGLFYPFIDDEQVQLVGVEAAGLGVETGRHAASIGAGRVGVLHGNKTYLLQDEDGQIEHAHSISAGLDYPGVGPEHALLSDLGRAEYVAASDDEALEAFNLLTRLEGIIPALESAHAIAEVIRRAPTMKKDQVIVVCLSGRGDKDIHTVAEAMNAEL from the coding sequence TTGAGTTACCATTATCCCGACCAGAATGGACATTTCGGACCTTTCGGCGGCCGCTATGTCGCCGAAACCCTGATGCCGGCGCTGCAGGAACTGGAGGCCGCCTATCGCAAGGCCAGGGCCGACTCTTCCTTCCAGCGGGAGCTCGACTACTACTTCCGTCACTACGTCGGTCGCCCCAGTCCCCTCTATTTCGCCCGGAGGCTGAGCGAGCATCTCGGTGGCGCCAAGGTCTTTCTCAAGCGCGAGGATCTCAACCACACCGGCGCCCACAAGATCAACAACACCATCGGCCAGGCGCTGCTCGCCCGGCGCATGGGCAAGACCCGGGTGATCGCCGAGACCGGCGCCGGCCAGCACGGCGTCGCCACCGCCACCGTGGCTGCCCTGTTCGGCATGGAATGCCAGGTCTTCATGGGGGCCGAGGATATCCGCCGGCAGGCGCTGAACGTCTTCCGCATGAAACTGCTCGGTGCCAGCGTGCACGAGGTTGTCAGCGGCACAGCGACCCTGAAGGACGCCATGAACGATGCCCTGCGCCACTGGGTCACCCATGTGCGCGACACCTTCTACGTCATCGGAACGGTCGCCGGACCGCACCCTTACCCGGAGATGGTGCGGGATTTCCAGTCGGTCATCGGTCGCGAGACCCGCCGGCAGATCCTGGAGGCCGAGGGACGACTGCCGGACGTGGCCATCGCCTGCGTCGGCGGCGGCTCCAACGCCATGGGGCTCTTTTATCCCTTCATCGACGACGAACAGGTGCAGCTGGTCGGGGTCGAGGCGGCGGGGCTGGGCGTCGAGACCGGCCGCCACGCCGCTTCCATCGGCGCCGGTCGGGTCGGGGTGCTGCACGGCAACAAGACCTATCTGCTGCAGGACGAAGACGGGCAGATCGAACACGCCCATTCCATTTCCGCCGGTCTCGACTATCCGGGGGTCGGACCGGAACATGCCCTGCTCAGTGACCTGGGGCGGGCCGAGTACGTCGCCGCCAGCGACGACGAGGCGCTCGAAGCCTTCAATCTGCTGACCCGGCTGGAGGGGATTATCCCGGCGCTCGAGAGCGCCCACGCCATCGCCGAAGTGATCCGGCGCGCGCCGACGATGAAGAAGGACCAGGTCATCGTCGTCTGCCTGTCCGGCCGGGGGGACAAGGACATCCATACCGTCGCCGAAGCGATGAACGCCGAACTCTAG
- a CDS encoding 3',5'-cyclic-nucleotide phosphodiesterase yields MKIKVLGSYGSRLPGFHTSSLLIDDRLLVDAGTVTAILDLEEQATIDDVLLTHAHLDHMVDLAFLVDNVLTRRTHPLRIWAPAAVLDSLHRNLFNDEVWPDFTRIPQPDRPVLRFCPLPDEGRTRVAGIEVEWRWTRHPVPTAGYLLRADGAAMLFSGDTATTDAVWRLGRECPELKLAFVETSFPDRLRGLAEASGHLTPAMLATELSKLDRPDVPVLVFHVKPQFLGEVESELKELGDDRISLLEGGEIFEIADRARAVR; encoded by the coding sequence ATGAAGATCAAGGTCCTGGGCAGTTATGGATCCCGCCTGCCGGGGTTCCATACCAGCAGCCTGCTGATCGACGACCGGCTGCTGGTTGATGCCGGCACAGTGACCGCCATCCTCGATCTCGAGGAGCAGGCGACCATCGACGATGTGCTGCTGACCCACGCCCATCTGGACCACATGGTCGACTTGGCCTTTCTGGTCGACAACGTACTGACGCGCAGAACGCACCCGCTTCGCATCTGGGCGCCGGCCGCGGTTCTCGACAGCCTGCACCGGAACCTCTTCAACGACGAAGTCTGGCCCGATTTTACCCGCATACCGCAACCGGATCGTCCCGTTCTGCGTTTCTGCCCCCTGCCGGACGAGGGACGGACGCGGGTCGCCGGCATCGAGGTCGAATGGCGCTGGACCCGGCATCCGGTTCCGACTGCCGGCTATCTGCTGCGCGCCGATGGAGCGGCCATGCTCTTTTCAGGGGACACCGCAACCACCGACGCGGTCTGGCGGCTGGGGCGCGAATGTCCCGAACTGAAACTCGCCTTTGTCGAGACCTCTTTCCCCGACCGGCTGCGTGGCCTGGCGGAGGCGAGCGGTCATCTGACGCCGGCCATGCTGGCGACGGAACTGTCCAAGCTCGACCGGCCCGACGTTCCGGTTCTGGTCTTTCATGTCAAACCCCAGTTTCTCGGGGAGGTTGAATCTGAACTCAAGGAGCTCGGCGACGATCGGATCAGCTTGCTTGAGGGCGGCGAGATCTTCGAGATCGCCGACCGGGCCCGAGCCGTGAGGTGA
- a CDS encoding uracil-DNA glycosylase: MLGAELPGLLDCRRCDRLVRGMVELKPKAGYRRSDYWSRPVPGFGDPEARICLVGLAPGAHGANRSGRPFTGDGAGDFMYPLLFQAGFSNRPDAVSRDDGLRLVDLYLTNVVKCLPPENKPKADEFTACRPFLAQEIAALKNLRVILALGGDAFRSLLRLYRQQGHLQRLADYPFGHGVVYRFAAAPVLVGSYHTSRYNIQTGRLTETMFCELLQTVRELAGDNG, encoded by the coding sequence ATGCTGGGTGCTGAGCTGCCGGGGCTGCTCGATTGCCGTCGCTGCGACCGGCTGGTGCGGGGTATGGTGGAGCTGAAGCCGAAAGCCGGCTACCGCCGGTCCGATTACTGGTCGCGTCCCGTGCCCGGCTTCGGCGATCCCGAAGCCCGGATCTGCCTGGTCGGCCTGGCTCCCGGCGCCCATGGCGCCAATCGCAGCGGACGCCCCTTCACCGGCGACGGTGCTGGCGACTTCATGTATCCGCTTCTTTTCCAGGCCGGCTTCAGCAACCGGCCCGACGCGGTCTCTCGCGATGACGGCCTGCGGCTGGTTGATCTCTACCTGACCAACGTCGTCAAGTGCCTGCCGCCGGAGAACAAGCCGAAGGCGGACGAGTTCACCGCCTGTCGTCCCTTTCTTGCGCAGGAGATTGCCGCCCTGAAGAATCTGCGGGTGATTCTCGCCCTCGGGGGAGATGCCTTTCGCAGCCTGCTGCGCCTCTACCGTCAGCAGGGGCATCTGCAGCGTCTGGCTGATTATCCCTTCGGCCACGGCGTGGTCTACCGCTTCGCGGCCGCGCCGGTTCTGGTCGGCAGCTATCACACCAGCCGCTACAACATCCAGACCGGCAGGCTGACCGAGACCATGTTCTGTGAGCTGCTGCAGACGGTCAGGGAGCTGGCCGGGGATAATGGTTGA
- a CDS encoding DEAD/DEAH box helicase, with product MKFTELDLPKEVLQGIEKAGFKELTPVQEESIPLALQGKDVAAQAQTGTGKTAAFLISLFTRLLRNRRPASPDPRALIMAPTRELVVQICADAEVLGSGCDLRVQPIFGGVDYEKQRSALRSGVDIIVATPGRLIDYYKQRVFSLKKIEAVVIDEADRMFDMGFIRDLRYLLRKLPPFDKRQTMLFSATLNQRVMELAYEFMDIAEKVRIAPEQVTAERVEQVLYHVSRREKFPLLMGLLRKDPGMERVLVFVNTKKEAEHLVERLKANEFKAAVISGDIPQRKRMRILDEFKAGRLNFLVATDVASRGIHIEGVTHVINYDLPQDPEDYVHRIGRTARAGAVGKAISLADEDLVFHLEDIESYLGQKIPSCFPLDDDFVWDYRRPASRKRTPKPATGGGEKKRRPRRRRRGGARERKSDA from the coding sequence ATGAAATTCACCGAACTTGACCTGCCGAAAGAGGTTCTGCAAGGGATTGAAAAGGCGGGGTTCAAGGAATTGACCCCGGTGCAGGAAGAATCCATCCCCCTGGCTTTGCAGGGCAAGGACGTCGCCGCCCAGGCGCAGACCGGTACCGGCAAGACCGCCGCCTTTCTCATTTCGCTGTTTACCCGCCTGCTGCGCAACCGCCGGCCGGCTTCCCCCGATCCGCGGGCGCTGATCATGGCGCCGACGCGCGAGCTGGTGGTACAGATCTGTGCCGATGCCGAGGTGCTCGGCAGCGGCTGCGACCTCAGGGTTCAGCCGATCTTCGGCGGCGTCGACTACGAAAAACAGCGCAGTGCCCTGCGTTCCGGTGTCGACATCATCGTCGCCACGCCGGGCCGGCTGATTGACTACTACAAGCAGCGGGTCTTCTCCCTGAAGAAGATCGAGGCGGTGGTCATCGATGAGGCCGACCGCATGTTCGATATGGGCTTCATCCGCGACCTGCGCTACCTGTTGCGCAAGCTGCCGCCCTTCGACAAGCGGCAGACCATGCTCTTTTCGGCCACCCTCAACCAGCGGGTCATGGAGCTGGCCTACGAGTTCATGGACATTGCCGAAAAGGTGCGCATCGCTCCCGAACAGGTGACGGCCGAGAGGGTGGAGCAGGTGCTCTACCATGTCAGCCGGCGGGAAAAATTTCCGCTTCTGATGGGGCTTTTGCGCAAGGATCCGGGAATGGAACGGGTGCTCGTCTTCGTCAACACCAAGAAAGAGGCCGAACACCTGGTCGAGCGGCTGAAGGCCAACGAGTTCAAGGCGGCGGTTATCTCCGGCGACATCCCGCAGCGCAAGCGGATGCGGATTCTCGACGAATTCAAGGCGGGCAGGCTCAATTTCCTGGTGGCGACCGATGTCGCCTCCCGCGGCATCCACATCGAAGGGGTGACGCACGTCATCAATTACGATCTGCCGCAGGATCCCGAGGATTACGTGCACCGGATCGGCCGCACCGCCCGCGCCGGCGCCGTCGGCAAGGCGATCAGCCTGGCCGACGAGGACCTGGTCTTTCACCTGGAGGATATCGAGAGCTATCTCGGGCAGAAGATTCCCAGCTGTTTTCCGCTTGATGACGATTTTGTCTGGGACTACCGGCGCCCGGCTTCGCGAAAGAGGACGCCGAAGCCCGCGACCGGCGGTGGCGAGAAGAAGCGCCGGCCGCGCCGCCGGCGGCGCGGCGGTGCCAGGGAACGCAAATCCGATGCTTGA
- a CDS encoding bifunctional folylpolyglutamate synthase/dihydrofolate synthase, whose translation MDYRRSLDYLYGLQRFGIKLGLDNVRRMLGRLGYPDEAFPIVHLAGTNGKGSTAAALAAVTTAAGVRTGLYTSPHLHSFTERIRIDGRPIGEAEVAGLTDELRRKFAGIPATFFEFTTVLALEYFRRRRIELAILETGMGGRLDATNAVCPRLCLITPIGLDHQEHLGSGLTAIAAEKAGIIKPCVPVLTAVQPPEAEEVLKRRAGELGSPLLTADRDWRMLPEPEGRCRYSGRLWELAGLSLPLAGVHQRQNIGLALAAAECLAADFGIEPVHVRQGLAQLAWPGRLEWFDTRPPVLLDGAHNPAGIDALADYLAGLGRPGWSWVAAFKADKAWQYAVERLSPHLAGVYCAPLSDLDCVAPQRMRQLAQKFGLEAVCCASAGDALRQAVKAAGAGVGVLVAGSLYLVGELRPQVVGMAVPTAGTRQVSTG comes from the coding sequence TTGGACTACCGGCGGAGCCTCGACTACCTGTACGGCCTGCAGCGGTTCGGGATCAAGCTGGGGCTGGACAACGTCCGCCGGATGCTGGGCCGGCTCGGATATCCGGACGAGGCTTTCCCCATCGTCCATCTGGCCGGAACCAACGGCAAGGGCTCGACGGCCGCCGCCCTGGCAGCCGTGACCACGGCTGCCGGCGTCCGCACCGGTCTGTACACCTCACCGCATCTGCATTCCTTTACCGAGCGGATCCGGATCGACGGTCGGCCGATCGGTGAAGCGGAGGTCGCTGGCCTGACCGATGAGCTGCGCAGGAAGTTTGCCGGCATCCCGGCCACTTTCTTCGAGTTCACCACCGTGCTGGCGCTGGAATACTTCCGGCGGCGCCGGATCGAGCTGGCCATTCTCGAAACCGGCATGGGCGGCCGGCTCGACGCCACCAACGCGGTCTGCCCCCGGCTCTGCCTGATCACTCCGATCGGCCTTGATCACCAGGAACACCTGGGCTCCGGACTGACGGCGATCGCCGCCGAGAAGGCCGGCATCATCAAGCCGTGTGTGCCGGTCCTGACGGCGGTCCAACCGCCGGAGGCCGAAGAGGTTCTGAAGCGCCGGGCAGGCGAGCTCGGCTCACCCCTGCTGACGGCCGATCGTGACTGGCGGATGCTGCCGGAGCCGGAGGGGCGCTGCCGTTATTCCGGCCGCCTCTGGGAGCTGGCCGGACTGAGCCTTCCCCTGGCCGGAGTGCATCAGCGGCAGAACATCGGGCTGGCCCTGGCGGCGGCCGAATGCCTCGCCGCCGATTTCGGCATTGAACCGGTTCATGTCCGGCAGGGGCTGGCGCAGCTTGCCTGGCCGGGACGTCTCGAATGGTTCGACACCCGGCCGCCGGTGCTGCTCGACGGCGCCCACAATCCGGCCGGCATCGACGCACTGGCCGACTATCTGGCCGGTCTCGGCAGGCCGGGATGGTCCTGGGTGGCCGCCTTCAAGGCGGACAAGGCCTGGCAGTATGCGGTGGAGCGTTTGTCGCCGCATCTTGCAGGTGTCTACTGCGCGCCGCTCTCGGACCTGGATTGTGTCGCGCCGCAGCGGATGCGGCAACTGGCGCAGAAGTTCGGTCTGGAGGCCGTCTGTTGCGCCAGCGCCGGGGATGCCCTGCGCCAGGCGGTCAAGGCGGCCGGGGCCGGCGTCGGGGTGCTGGTGGCCGGATCCCTTTACCTGGTGGGGGAGTTGCGGCCGCAGGTTGTCGGGATGGCTGTGCCGACGGCCGGCACCAGGCAGGTTTCGACGGGTTGA
- the trpA gene encoding tryptophan synthase subunit alpha, whose translation MSRIAETFARLKREGRKALIPFLTAGDPDLDTTERLLHLLVEEGADVIELGIPFSDPMADGPTIQEASLRALESGTTLAGVLQTVERVRQHTNTPIVLMGYYNPVLRFGPERFAERAAEAGVDGLLLVDLPPEEAGELQPYLQQRQIDLVTLLAPTTPAERRRQLAAGAEGYLYYVSMTGVTGSRQIDPTAIAVEVEEIRGFSRVPVAVGFGITSPGDAAAVARFADGVVVGSALVKIIGEHGASPDLAEKVAAFVRALREGIDGV comes from the coding sequence ATGAGTCGTATCGCGGAGACATTTGCCAGGCTGAAAAGGGAAGGGCGCAAGGCGCTGATCCCTTTTCTCACCGCCGGTGATCCTGACCTGGACACCACCGAGCGGCTGTTGCACCTGCTGGTGGAAGAGGGCGCCGATGTCATCGAACTTGGGATCCCCTTTTCCGATCCCATGGCGGACGGGCCGACCATCCAGGAAGCTTCCCTGCGGGCCCTGGAATCGGGGACGACCCTGGCCGGAGTCCTGCAGACCGTGGAACGGGTGCGGCAGCACACCAACACCCCCATCGTGCTGATGGGCTACTACAATCCGGTGTTGCGCTTCGGCCCCGAACGTTTCGCCGAAAGGGCCGCCGAGGCCGGTGTCGACGGCCTGCTGCTGGTCGACCTGCCGCCCGAGGAGGCCGGGGAACTCCAGCCGTATCTGCAGCAGCGGCAGATCGATCTGGTGACCCTGCTGGCGCCGACGACGCCGGCGGAGCGGCGGCGGCAGCTGGCAGCAGGAGCCGAAGGCTACCTCTACTATGTCTCCATGACCGGGGTTACCGGCAGCCGCCAGATCGATCCGACGGCCATTGCCGTCGAGGTCGAGGAGATTCGCGGTTTCAGCCGCGTGCCGGTGGCGGTCGGCTTCGGGATCACCAGCCCCGGCGATGCCGCCGCTGTCGCCCGCTTCGCCGACGGCGTGGTGGTCGGCAGCGCCCTGGTGAAAATCATCGGTGAACACGGTGCTTCGCCTGACTTGGCGGAGAAGGTCGCCGCTTTCGTCAGGGCCCTGCGGGAAGGGATCGACGGCGTCTGA
- the accD gene encoding acetyl-CoA carboxylase, carboxyltransferase subunit beta, translating to MSWFKRKKKPLTKEVEKKKVQMPEGIWTKCKNCNEIVYTREIERNLNVCPKCGYHFRISARARIDLVLDAGSFEEMDAGMESVDFLNFKDSKKYKDRIKAAVAKSGGGDAVICGTGTIEGLPVVVGVFDFGFMGGSMGSVVGEKITRAIERGLAEKKPVIVFSSSGGARMQESILSLMQMAKTSAALAKLKQAGIPFISVLTDPTTGGVTASFAMLGDINMAEPKALIGFAGPRVIEQTIRQQLPDGFQRSEYLLEHGMIDMIVPRQEMKARLAQILRIFTKG from the coding sequence ATGTCCTGGTTCAAGAGAAAAAAGAAACCTCTGACCAAAGAGGTGGAAAAGAAAAAGGTGCAGATGCCGGAGGGGATCTGGACCAAGTGCAAGAACTGCAACGAAATTGTCTATACCCGGGAAATCGAGCGGAATCTGAACGTTTGCCCCAAGTGCGGCTACCACTTCCGCATCTCCGCCCGGGCGCGCATCGACCTGGTACTCGACGCCGGTTCCTTCGAGGAGATGGACGCCGGCATGGAGTCGGTCGACTTTCTCAACTTCAAAGACTCGAAAAAGTACAAGGACCGCATCAAGGCCGCAGTCGCCAAGTCCGGCGGCGGCGATGCCGTCATCTGCGGCACCGGCACCATCGAAGGGCTGCCGGTGGTGGTCGGTGTCTTCGATTTCGGCTTCATGGGCGGCAGCATGGGGTCGGTGGTTGGCGAGAAGATCACCCGGGCCATCGAACGCGGACTTGCCGAGAAGAAGCCGGTCATTGTCTTCTCCTCTTCCGGCGGCGCCCGCATGCAGGAGAGCATTCTGTCGCTGATGCAGATGGCCAAGACCAGTGCCGCCCTGGCGAAGCTCAAACAGGCCGGCATTCCCTTCATCTCGGTGCTGACCGACCCGACGACCGGTGGCGTGACGGCCAGTTTCGCCATGCTCGGCGACATCAACATGGCCGAACCGAAGGCGCTGATCGGCTTCGCCGGCCCCCGGGTCATCGAACAGACCATCCGCCAGCAGCTGCCCGACGGTTTCCAGCGTTCGGAATACCTGCTGGAGCACGGCATGATCGACATGATCGTGCCGCGTCAGGAAATGAAAGCCAGGCTGGCGCAGATTCTGCGCATCTTCACCAAGGGCTGA